A genomic window from Salvelinus namaycush isolate Seneca chromosome 5, SaNama_1.0, whole genome shotgun sequence includes:
- the LOC120048181 gene encoding wolframin-like isoform X1, whose amino-acid sequence MEPSPANTPTTPKPAPSSPPPSSLSPPTPKSTPGTRPTVTLPKSPPTSPVSPSRPFCPGPPLSPPASSLSNPPASPLRQPVRPVSQAGRSQLNAASRATDERRGAGAAGDTPGMHPTTPLRQASIAEPEEPEEELSVEELEESAKSGDAKAQSRVGRYYLALAEERDEELNNCTAVSWLVEATKQGRKDAVKMLQHCLATRKGITSENFEEVKKLCTETRFERGVRRAALVMYWKLNPEKKRRVAVSELLENVEHVNTEPGDAASQSPISSSTQKQRRVLESLVTSKVSCYDVGLDDFVDITKKYAQGIPPSPTMAGAGGDDDDDDDVVKNPDDLPLHQKVLKFPLHALLEIKEHLIDWASRAGMQWLSALIPTHHVNALVFFFIISNLTIDFFIFLIPLLVFYLSFFSMVICTLRVFQNSKAWENFRALTDLLSRFEPGLDLEQAETNFVWTHLEPYLYFLLSVVFVVFSFPVADKAWIPCSELAAVALFFTVTSFLSLHASAELFARRALLTEVLSGVCALTQLLPESVWFLRVLGTTFVTVPLGEMVALNVGVPCLLYGHLFYLLFRMAQLRGFRGTYLCLVPYMVCFVWCELCLALLHSSSTIGLIRTCVGYLLFLFALPVLTLGLAAMLLFQVLQWFMALEITKMLVTLTVCAVPVVLRLWTRFSLNPLVVARSLSRSSIVKLILVWLSAVVLFCWMYVYRSEGMKVYNSTLTWPEYSNLCGPKAWKEYNMAQTQILCSHLEGHRVTWTGRFKYVRVTDIENGAQSVIGLLPVFVGDWMRCLYGEAYPLCDNPSTPTAPPQPLPAPQPPPEDPLCKLKKLAKHECHVKRFDRYKFEVTLGMPLERKSKNGTVVEDEDATKDIVLRASNEFGPVLLHLSAGSLVEFSTVLEGRLGSKWPVFELKAIHCLTCADARVPSGRQYKIEHDWRRSAQGALQFGFDFFFNPFLTAQLEQDAETQVRGSGG is encoded by the exons ATGGAACCATCACCCGCTAACACCCCAACCaccccgaaacctgccccttccTCCCCgccaccctcctctctttccccaccTACCCCTAAATCTACCCCGGGCACTAGACCCACTGTGACCCTGCCTAAATCGCCCCCGACCTCTCCGGTCTCACCTTCCAGACCTTTTTGTCctggcccccctctctctccccccgcgtCCTCCCTCTCTAACCCTCCTGCCTCCCCCCTGCGGCAGCCAGTCAGACCTGTCTCCCAGGCGGGACGATCCCAGCTCAATGCAGCCAGCAGGGCTACGGATGAGAGGAGGGGGGCTGGTGCTGCTGGAGATACCCCGGGAATGCACCCTACTACCCCTCTACGACAGGCTTCAATAGCTGAGCCAG AGGAGCCAGAGGAGGAGCTGAGtgtggaggagctggaggagagcGCCAAGTCTGGAGACGCCAAAGCCCAGTCTAGG GTGGGCCGTTACTACTTGGCCCTGGCCGAGGAGCGAGATGAGGAGCTGAACAACTGTACAGCGGTGAGCTGGCTGGTAGAGGCCACCAAACAGGGTCGCAAGGACGCCGTCAAGATGCTACAGCACTGCCTAGCAACCAGGAAAG GCATCACGTCGGAGAACTTTGAGGAGGTGAAGAAGCTGTGTACGGAGACGAGGtttgagagaggagtgaggagggctGCCCTGGTCATGTACTGGAAGCTCAAcccagagaagaagagaagggtgGCGGTGTCTGAGCTGCTGGAGAACGTGGAACATGTCAATACAGAACCAG GTGACGCTGCCTCCCAGAGCCCCATATCCAGCTCCACGCAGAAACAGAGGAGAGTTCTGGAGAGTCTCGTCACCAGCAAAG TCAGTTGTTATGACGTGGGTCTGGATGACTTTGTAGATATCACTAAGAAGTACGCTCAGGGCATCCCACCTAGTCCCACTATGGCTGGGGCCGGAGGTGACGATGACGATGATGACGACGTTGTGAAGAACCCAGATGACTTGCCCCTTCATCAGAAG GTGTTGAAGTTTCCCTTACACGCCCTGTTGGAGATCAAGGAGCACCTGATAGACTGGGCATCCCGGGCGGGCATGCAGTGGCTCAGCGCCCTCATCCCCACTCACCACGTCAATGCCCTCGTCTTCTTCTTCATCATCAGCAACCTCACCATCGACTTCTTCATCTTCCTCATCCCCCTACTCGTCTTCTACCTCTCCTTCTTCTCCATGGTCATCTGCACACTGCGCGTCTTCCAG AACTCCAAGGCGTGGGAGAACTTCCGGGCTCTGACAGACCTGCTGTCTCGCTTCGAGCCGGGCCTGGACCTGGAACAAGCTGAGACTAACTTTGTCTGGACCCACCTGGAGCCCTACCTCTACTTCCTCCTGTCGGTGGTCTTCGTGGTCTTCTCCTTCCCCGTGGCTGACAAGGCCTGGATCCCCTGCTCCGAACTGGCCGCTGTGGCTCTGTTCTTCACCGTCACCTCATTCCTCAGCCTCCATGCCTCCGCTGAGCTCTTTGCCCGCCGCGCCTTGCTCACAGAGGTGTTATCGGGGGTCTGTGCCCTTACACAACTATTACCGGAGAGCGTCTGGTTCCTGCGGGTGTTAGGCACAACGTTTGTGACGGTGCCGCTAGGGGAGATGGTGGCTCTGAACGTGGGCGTGCCCTGTCTTCTCTACGGGCACCTGTTCTACCTGCTGTTCCGCATGGCCCAGCTGAGGGGCTTCAGGGGCACTTACCTCTGCCTCGTACCCTACATGGTCTGCTTCGTCTGGTGTGAGTTGTGCCTGGCCctgctccactcctcctccaccatAGGTCTGATTCGGACCTGCGTGGGCtacctcctcttcctgttcgccCTGCCTGTTCTCACCTTGGGCTTGGCGGCCATGTTGCTCTTCCAGGTCCTCCAGTGGTTCATGGCTCTGGAGATCACCAAGATGCTGGTGACTCTGACCGTGTGCGCGGTCCCGGTGGTGTTGCGGTTGTGGACGCGGTTCAGCCTGAACCCGCTGGTGGTGGCGAGGTCTCTGTCGCGGAGCAGCATAGTCAAGCTCATCCTGGTGTGGTTGAGTGCTGTGGTGCTGTTCTGCTGGATGTATGTCTACCGCTCCGAGGGCATGAAG GTGTATAACTCCACCCTCACGTGGCCGGAGTACAGTAACCTGTGTGGGCCGAAAGCCTGGAAGGAATACAACATGGCCCAAACCCAGATCCTGTGTTCTCACCTGGAGGGCCACCGGGTCACCTGGACAGGACGCTTCAAATATGTCCGCGTCACCGACATTGAGAACGGAGCCCAGTCTGTCATTGGCCTACTCCCTGTGTTTGTAGGGGACTGGATGAGATGTCTCTACGGTGAGGCCTATCCACTCTGTGacaacccctccacccccacTGCCCCTCCCCAGCCCCTACCCGCACCCCAACCCCCCCCAGAAGACCCCTTATGCAAACTGAAAAAGCTGGCGAAGCACGAGTGCCACGTGAAGCGCTTCGACCGCTACAAGTTCGAGGTGACCTTGGGCATGCCCCTGGAGAGGAAGAGTAAGAATGGGACCGTCGTAGAGGACGAAGACGCCACCAAGGACATCGTCCTGAGGGCCAGTAATGAGTTTGGCCCTGTGCTGCTGCACCTGAGCGCTGGGAGCCTGGTAGAGTTCAGTACGGTTCTGGAGGGACGCCTGGGCTCTAAGTGGCCTGTGTTTGAGCTGAAGGCCATCCACTGTCTGACGTGTGCAGACGCCCGCGTGCCCAGCGGCAGGCAGTATAAGATAGAACACGACTGGAGGCGCTCGGCCCAGGGGGCTCTGCAGTTTGGGTTCGACTTCTTCTTTAACCCCTTCCTCACTGCACAGCTGGAGCAGGACGCTGAGACACAGGTGAGGGGTAGTGGCGGATGA
- the LOC120048181 gene encoding wolframin-like isoform X2 — translation MLEEPEEELSVEELEESAKSGDAKAQSRVGRYYLALAEERDEELNNCTAVSWLVEATKQGRKDAVKMLQHCLATRKGITSENFEEVKKLCTETRFERGVRRAALVMYWKLNPEKKRRVAVSELLENVEHVNTEPGDAASQSPISSSTQKQRRVLESLVTSKVSCYDVGLDDFVDITKKYAQGIPPSPTMAGAGGDDDDDDDVVKNPDDLPLHQKVLKFPLHALLEIKEHLIDWASRAGMQWLSALIPTHHVNALVFFFIISNLTIDFFIFLIPLLVFYLSFFSMVICTLRVFQNSKAWENFRALTDLLSRFEPGLDLEQAETNFVWTHLEPYLYFLLSVVFVVFSFPVADKAWIPCSELAAVALFFTVTSFLSLHASAELFARRALLTEVLSGVCALTQLLPESVWFLRVLGTTFVTVPLGEMVALNVGVPCLLYGHLFYLLFRMAQLRGFRGTYLCLVPYMVCFVWCELCLALLHSSSTIGLIRTCVGYLLFLFALPVLTLGLAAMLLFQVLQWFMALEITKMLVTLTVCAVPVVLRLWTRFSLNPLVVARSLSRSSIVKLILVWLSAVVLFCWMYVYRSEGMKVYNSTLTWPEYSNLCGPKAWKEYNMAQTQILCSHLEGHRVTWTGRFKYVRVTDIENGAQSVIGLLPVFVGDWMRCLYGEAYPLCDNPSTPTAPPQPLPAPQPPPEDPLCKLKKLAKHECHVKRFDRYKFEVTLGMPLERKSKNGTVVEDEDATKDIVLRASNEFGPVLLHLSAGSLVEFSTVLEGRLGSKWPVFELKAIHCLTCADARVPSGRQYKIEHDWRRSAQGALQFGFDFFFNPFLTAQLEQDAETQVRGSGG, via the exons ATGCTTG AGGAGCCAGAGGAGGAGCTGAGtgtggaggagctggaggagagcGCCAAGTCTGGAGACGCCAAAGCCCAGTCTAGG GTGGGCCGTTACTACTTGGCCCTGGCCGAGGAGCGAGATGAGGAGCTGAACAACTGTACAGCGGTGAGCTGGCTGGTAGAGGCCACCAAACAGGGTCGCAAGGACGCCGTCAAGATGCTACAGCACTGCCTAGCAACCAGGAAAG GCATCACGTCGGAGAACTTTGAGGAGGTGAAGAAGCTGTGTACGGAGACGAGGtttgagagaggagtgaggagggctGCCCTGGTCATGTACTGGAAGCTCAAcccagagaagaagagaagggtgGCGGTGTCTGAGCTGCTGGAGAACGTGGAACATGTCAATACAGAACCAG GTGACGCTGCCTCCCAGAGCCCCATATCCAGCTCCACGCAGAAACAGAGGAGAGTTCTGGAGAGTCTCGTCACCAGCAAAG TCAGTTGTTATGACGTGGGTCTGGATGACTTTGTAGATATCACTAAGAAGTACGCTCAGGGCATCCCACCTAGTCCCACTATGGCTGGGGCCGGAGGTGACGATGACGATGATGACGACGTTGTGAAGAACCCAGATGACTTGCCCCTTCATCAGAAG GTGTTGAAGTTTCCCTTACACGCCCTGTTGGAGATCAAGGAGCACCTGATAGACTGGGCATCCCGGGCGGGCATGCAGTGGCTCAGCGCCCTCATCCCCACTCACCACGTCAATGCCCTCGTCTTCTTCTTCATCATCAGCAACCTCACCATCGACTTCTTCATCTTCCTCATCCCCCTACTCGTCTTCTACCTCTCCTTCTTCTCCATGGTCATCTGCACACTGCGCGTCTTCCAG AACTCCAAGGCGTGGGAGAACTTCCGGGCTCTGACAGACCTGCTGTCTCGCTTCGAGCCGGGCCTGGACCTGGAACAAGCTGAGACTAACTTTGTCTGGACCCACCTGGAGCCCTACCTCTACTTCCTCCTGTCGGTGGTCTTCGTGGTCTTCTCCTTCCCCGTGGCTGACAAGGCCTGGATCCCCTGCTCCGAACTGGCCGCTGTGGCTCTGTTCTTCACCGTCACCTCATTCCTCAGCCTCCATGCCTCCGCTGAGCTCTTTGCCCGCCGCGCCTTGCTCACAGAGGTGTTATCGGGGGTCTGTGCCCTTACACAACTATTACCGGAGAGCGTCTGGTTCCTGCGGGTGTTAGGCACAACGTTTGTGACGGTGCCGCTAGGGGAGATGGTGGCTCTGAACGTGGGCGTGCCCTGTCTTCTCTACGGGCACCTGTTCTACCTGCTGTTCCGCATGGCCCAGCTGAGGGGCTTCAGGGGCACTTACCTCTGCCTCGTACCCTACATGGTCTGCTTCGTCTGGTGTGAGTTGTGCCTGGCCctgctccactcctcctccaccatAGGTCTGATTCGGACCTGCGTGGGCtacctcctcttcctgttcgccCTGCCTGTTCTCACCTTGGGCTTGGCGGCCATGTTGCTCTTCCAGGTCCTCCAGTGGTTCATGGCTCTGGAGATCACCAAGATGCTGGTGACTCTGACCGTGTGCGCGGTCCCGGTGGTGTTGCGGTTGTGGACGCGGTTCAGCCTGAACCCGCTGGTGGTGGCGAGGTCTCTGTCGCGGAGCAGCATAGTCAAGCTCATCCTGGTGTGGTTGAGTGCTGTGGTGCTGTTCTGCTGGATGTATGTCTACCGCTCCGAGGGCATGAAG GTGTATAACTCCACCCTCACGTGGCCGGAGTACAGTAACCTGTGTGGGCCGAAAGCCTGGAAGGAATACAACATGGCCCAAACCCAGATCCTGTGTTCTCACCTGGAGGGCCACCGGGTCACCTGGACAGGACGCTTCAAATATGTCCGCGTCACCGACATTGAGAACGGAGCCCAGTCTGTCATTGGCCTACTCCCTGTGTTTGTAGGGGACTGGATGAGATGTCTCTACGGTGAGGCCTATCCACTCTGTGacaacccctccacccccacTGCCCCTCCCCAGCCCCTACCCGCACCCCAACCCCCCCCAGAAGACCCCTTATGCAAACTGAAAAAGCTGGCGAAGCACGAGTGCCACGTGAAGCGCTTCGACCGCTACAAGTTCGAGGTGACCTTGGGCATGCCCCTGGAGAGGAAGAGTAAGAATGGGACCGTCGTAGAGGACGAAGACGCCACCAAGGACATCGTCCTGAGGGCCAGTAATGAGTTTGGCCCTGTGCTGCTGCACCTGAGCGCTGGGAGCCTGGTAGAGTTCAGTACGGTTCTGGAGGGACGCCTGGGCTCTAAGTGGCCTGTGTTTGAGCTGAAGGCCATCCACTGTCTGACGTGTGCAGACGCCCGCGTGCCCAGCGGCAGGCAGTATAAGATAGAACACGACTGGAGGCGCTCGGCCCAGGGGGCTCTGCAGTTTGGGTTCGACTTCTTCTTTAACCCCTTCCTCACTGCACAGCTGGAGCAGGACGCTGAGACACAGGTGAGGGGTAGTGGCGGATGA